One Actinosynnema pretiosum DNA segment encodes these proteins:
- a CDS encoding universal stress protein translates to MNIGAIVVGVDGSERCRKALAWAMDEAVAQGRPLHVVNAWELCDEGERASRARSVALVENLLRQVCDGRDVVPEVVRHSVRGCASEVLSRRARGQAMLVLGEEGKVSASAPVVVAPAPRGPVD, encoded by the coding sequence GTGAACATCGGGGCGATCGTGGTCGGGGTCGACGGGTCGGAGCGGTGCCGGAAGGCGCTGGCCTGGGCGATGGACGAAGCCGTGGCGCAGGGCAGGCCGCTGCACGTCGTGAACGCCTGGGAGCTGTGCGACGAGGGCGAGCGCGCCTCCCGCGCCCGCTCGGTCGCCCTGGTGGAGAACCTGCTGCGGCAGGTCTGCGACGGCCGCGACGTGGTGCCGGAGGTCGTGCGGCACAGCGTGCGCGGGTGCGCGTCGGAGGTCCTGTCCCGCAGGGCGCGCGGTCAGGCGATGCTGGTGCTGGGCGAGGAGGGCAAGGTGTCGGCGTCCGCTCCGGTGGTCGTGGCGCCCGCGCCTCGGGGTCCGGTCGACTGA
- a CDS encoding nucleotidyltransferase domain-containing protein: protein MTSTPEGAVTWVADVLAVLDLAEAAGARLWIDGGWGVDALLGERTRRHGDLDVVVEGRGVLGPAERGVAYPAESLLGRGVIGGREVECVSAEWAVRFHDEYTGDADDRADVRALCARFGPDGEGCEPRAKSEPGESQCGAAVRHFVVSHCCAAREQYR, encoded by the coding sequence GTGACGAGCACGCCCGAGGGGGCGGTGACCTGGGTGGCCGACGTGCTGGCCGTGCTGGACCTGGCGGAGGCTGCGGGCGCGCGGCTGTGGATCGACGGCGGGTGGGGCGTGGACGCGCTGCTCGGCGAGCGGACCCGGCGGCACGGGGACCTGGACGTGGTGGTGGAGGGGCGCGGGGTGCTGGGGCCCGCCGAGCGCGGGGTGGCCTACCCGGCGGAGTCGTTGCTGGGGCGCGGGGTGATCGGCGGGCGCGAGGTGGAGTGCGTGTCGGCGGAGTGGGCGGTGCGGTTCCACGACGAGTACACCGGGGACGCGGACGACCGGGCCGACGTGCGGGCGCTGTGCGCGCGGTTCGGCCCGGACGGCGAGGGGTGTGAGCCAAGAGCGAAGAGCGAACCTGGCGAGTCGCAGTGTGGGGCCGCAGTGCGCCATTTCGTGGTCTCGCACTGCTGCGCAGCGCGGGAGCAGTACCGGTGA